A single region of the Xenopus laevis strain J_2021 chromosome 4L, Xenopus_laevis_v10.1, whole genome shotgun sequence genome encodes:
- the vtga2.L gene encoding vitellogenin-A2 precursor — protein sequence MKGIVLALLLALAGSERTHIEPVFSESKISVYNYEAVILNGFPESGLSRAGIKINCKVEISAYAQRSYFLKIQSPEIKEYNGVWPKDPFTRSSKLTQALAEQLTKPARFEYSNGRVGDIFVADDVSDTVANIYRGILNLLQVTIKKSQDVYDLQESSVGGICHTRYVIQEDKRGDQIRIIKSTDFNNCQDKVSKTIGLELAEFCHSCKQLNRVIQGAATYTYKLKGRDQGTVIMEVTARQVLQVTPFAERHGAATMESRQVLAWVGSKSGQLTPPQIQLKNRGNLHYQFASELHQMPIHLMKTKSPEAQAVEVLQHLVQDTQQHIREDAPAKFLQLVQLLRASNFENLQALWKQFAQRTQYRRCLLDALPMAGTVDCLKFIKQLIHNEELTTQEAAVLITFAMRSARPGQRNFQISADLVQDSKVQKYSTVHKAAILAYGTMVRRYCDQLSSCPEHALEPLHELAAEAANKGHYEDIALALKALGNAGQPESIKRIQKFLPGFSSSADQLPVRIQTDAVMALRNIAKEDPRKVQEILLQIFMDRDVRTEVRMMACLALFETRPGLATVTAIANVAARESKTNLQLASFTFSQMKALSKSSVPHLEPLAAACSVALKILNPSLDNLGYRYSKVMRVDTFKYNLMAGAAAKVFIMNSANTMFPVFILAKFREYTSLVENDDIEIGIRGEGIEEFLRKQNIQFANFPMRKKISQIVKSLLGFKGLPSQVPLISGYIKLFGQEIAFTELNKEVIQNTIQALNQPAERHTMIRNVLNKLLNGVVGQYARRWMTWEYRHIIPTTVGLPAELSLYQSAIVHAAVNSDVKVKPTPSGDFSAAQLLESQIQLNGEVKPSVLVHTVATMGINSPLFQAGIEFHGKVHAHLPAKFTAFLDMKDRNFKIETPPFQQENHLVEIRAQTFAFTRNIADLDSARKTLVVPRNNEQNILKKHFETTGRTSAEGASMMEDSSEMGPKKYSAEPGHHQYAPNINSYDACTKFSKAGVHLCIQCKTHNAASRRNTIFYQAVGEHDFKLTMKPAHTEGAIEKLQLEITAGPKAASKIMGLVEVEGTEGEPMDETAVTKRLKMILGIDESRKDTNETALYRSKQKKKNKIHNRRLDAEVVEARKQQSSLSSSSSSSSSSSSSSSSSSSSSSSSSPSSSSSSSYSKRSKRREHNPHHQRESSSSSSQEQNKKRNLQENRKHGQKGMSSSSSSSSSSSSSSSSSSSSSSSSSSSSEENRPHKNRQHDNKQAKMQSNQHQQKKNKFSESSSSSSSSSSSEMWNKKKHHRNFYDLNFRRTARTKGTEHRGSRLSSSSESSSSSSESAYRHKAKFLGDKEPPVLVVTFKAVRNDNTKQGYQMVVYQEYHSSKQQIQAYVMDISKTRWAACFDAVVVNPHEAQASLKWGQNCQDYKINMKAETGNFGNQPALRVTANWPKIPSKWKSTGKVVGEYVPGAMYMMGFQGEYKRNSQRQVKLVFALSSPRTCDVVIRIPRLTVYYRALRLPVPIPVGHHAKENVLQTPTWNIFAEAPKLIMDSIQGECKVAQDQITTFNGVDLASALPENCYNVLAQDCSPEMKFMVLMRNSKESPNHKDINVKLGEYDIDMYYSADAFKMKINNLEVSEEHLPYKSFNYPTVEIKKKGNGVSLSASEYGIDSLDYDGLTFKFRPTIWMKGKTCGICGHNDDESEKELQMPDGSVAKDQMRFIHSWILPAESCSEGCNLKHTLVKLEKAIATDGAKAKCYSVQPVLRCAKGCSPVKTVEVSTGFHCLPSDVSLDLPEGQIRLEKSEDFSEKVEAHTACSCETSPCAA from the exons ATGAAGGGAATCGTCCTAGCACTTTTGCTCGCATTAGCGG GCTCTGAAAGAACTCACATAG AGCCTGTGTTCAGTGAAAGCAAGATATCTGTGTATAACTATGAAGCTGTCATACTGAATGGATTTCCTGAAAGTGGTTTGTCCCGGGCTGGTATTAAAATTAACTGCAAAGTTGAGATCAGCGCCTATGCTCAGAGGTCATACTTCCTAAAG ATCCAGTCCCCAGAAATAAAGGAGTACAATGGTGTCTGGCCCAAAGACCCGTTCACTCGATCCTCAAAGCTGACTCAAGCTCTTGCAGAACAGCTCACCAAACCAGCAAGGTTTGAATACAGCAATGGGCGAGTTGGAGACATTTTTGTTGCTGATGACGTTTCTGATACTGTCGCAAATATCTATAGAGGAATTCTGAATCTGCTGCAGGTCACCATAAAGAAATCCCAGGATGTGTATGACCTTCAAGAG TCTAGTGTTGGTGGCATCTGTCACACAAGATATGTGATTCAAGAAGACAAGAGAGGAGACCAGATTAGAATAATCAAGTCTACAGACTTCAATAATTGTCAAGACAAAGTGTCCAAAACCATTGGTCTTGAGTTGGCCGAATTCTGCCACTCTTGTAAACAG CTGAATAGAGTCATACAAGGGGCTGCAACTTACACATATAAACTGAAGGGCAGAGATCAGGGTACTGTTATCATGGAAGTCACAGCTCGACAGGTCCTCCAAGTTACGCCATTTGCTGAACGCCATGGAGCTGCTACAATGGAATCAAG GCAAGTACTTGCATGGGTTGGAAGCAAAAGTGGCCAACTGACTCCTCCCCAAATTCAGCTTAAGAACCGTGGAAACCTTCACTATCAGTTTGCATCAGAACTGCACCAAATGCCAATCCATTTAATGAAGACCAAGAGCCCAGAAGCTCAG GCAGTGGAAGTCTTGCAGCACCTGGTACAGGACACACAGCAGCATATACGTGAAGATGCCCCAGCCAAGTTCCTCCAACTAGTCCAGCTTCTGCGTGCGTCCAACTTTGAAAATCTTCAGGCACTTTGGAAACAGTTTGCACAAAGAACTCAGTATAG ACGCTGTTTGCTTGATGCTCTCCCTATGGCTGGTACAGTGGATTGTCTGAAGTTCATCAAACAACTTATTCATAATGAGGAGCTGACTACTCAGGAGGCAGCAGTTCTAATTACCTTTGCAATGCGTTCTGCTAGGCCAGGCCAGCGGAACTTCCAGATCTCTGCT gatTTAGTACAAGATTCAAAAGTACAGAAATATTCCACAGTACACAAAGCTGCTATCCTTGCCTACGGAACCATGGTGAGAAGGTACTGTGATCAGTTATCAAGCTGCCCTGAACATGCACTGGAG CCCCTTCACGAATTAGCTGCTGAAGCTGCCAACAAAGGCCACTATGAAGACATTGCTCTGGCTCTGAAAGCTCTAGGTAATGCTGGACAGCCTGAAAGTATTAAGCGGATCCAGAAATTCCTGCCCGGATTTTCCTCCAGTGCTGATCAACTTCCTGTCAGAATTCAGACTGATGCTGTGATGGCCCTGAGGAACATAGCCAAGGAAGACCCGCGTAAA GTTCAAGAAATCCTTCTTCAGATTTTCATGGACCGCGATGTTCGCACTGAAGTTCGTATGATGGCATGTTTGGCTTTGTTTGAGACTAGGCCTGGTCTGGCAACAGTGACTGCCATTGCAAATGTGGCAGCAAGAGAGAGCAAAACCAACCTTCAGCTTGCAAGCTTCACCTTCTCCCAAATGAAGGCACTATCAAAAAGCAGTGTACCTCACCTGGAACCACT GGCGGCGGCATGCAGTGTTGCTCTTAAGATTTTAAATCCAAGCCTTGACAACCTGGGATACCGATACAGCAAAGTAATGCGGGTAGATACTTTCAAAT ACAATCTAATGGCTGGTGCTGCTGCTAAAGTCTTCATTATGAACAGTGCCAATACAATGTTCCCAGTTTTCATTCTCGCTAAATTCCGAGAGTACACGTCTTTAGTAGAGAATGACGACATAGAG ATTGGAATAAGGGGAGAAGGAATAGAAGAATTTCTTAGAAAACAAAACATTCAGTTTGCTAATTTCCCCATGCGCAAGAAAATCTCACAAATTGTGAAATCC CTGCTGGGATTTAAGGGGCTGCCTTCTCAAGTGCCTCTGATATCCGGCTATATCAAACTTTTTGGCCAAGAAATTGCCTTCACTGAACTCAATAAAGAAGTCATTCAAAATACTATCCAG GCACTGAATCAGCCAGCAGAGAGACACACTATGATTAGAAATGTGCTGAACAAGCTTCTCAATGGAGTAGTAGGACAATATGCCCGACGGTGGATGACTTGGGAGTATCGACACATCATTCCAACGACTGTAGGTTTGCCAGCTGAGCTCAGTTTATACCAGTCCGCCATTGTCCATGCAGCTGTCAACA GTGATGTAAAGGTTAAACCTACCCCATCAGGAGATTTTAGTGCAGCTCAACTATTAGAGTCCCAAATCCAATTAAATGGAGAGGTGAAGCCTAG TGTTCTAGTTCATACAGTGGCTACAATGGGAATAAACAGTCCCCTATTCCAGGCAGGAATTGAATTCCATGGCAAAGTGCATGCACATCTACCAGCTAAGTTCACTGCCTTTCTGGATATGAAAgacagaaactttaaaatagaaaCGCCTCCATTTCAACAAGAAAACCACCTGGTTGAAATTAG AGCACAGACCTTTGCTTTTACAAGAAATATAGCGGATCTGGATTCTGCAAGGAAGACTCTTGTGGTGCCCAGAAATAATGAACAAAACATTctgaaaaaacactttgaaacgACTGGAAGAACTTCAGCAGAAGGAGCTAGTATGATG GAGGACTCTTCAGAAATGGGACCCAAGAAGTATTCTGCAGAACCTGGACATCACCAATATGCACCTAATATCAACTCATACGATGCCTGCACTAAATTCTCTAAAGCTGGAGTCCATTTATGCATCCAGTGCAAAACCCACAATGCTGCATCTCGCAGAAATACCATCTTTTACCAAGCTGTTGGGGAGCATGATTTTAAACTTACAATGAAGCCAG CTCACACTGAAGGAGCAATTGAAAAACTACAGTTGGAAATAACAGCTGGGCCAAAAGCAGCTTCAAAAATAATGGGCTTGGTAGAAGTTGAAGGAACAGAAGGTGAACCGATGGATGAAACTGCAGTTACAAAGAGGCTAAAGATGATTCTTGGAATAGATGAAAGTAGAAAG GACACAAATGAGACTGCACTTTATCgctcaaaacaaaagaaaaaaaacaaaatacacaacaGACGACTTGATGCTGAAGTTGTAGAAGCTAGAAAGCAACAATCGTCATTATCTAGTTCTTCATCATCTTCTTCATCATCTTCATCCTCTTCTTCGTCTTCTTCATCATCTTCATCCTCATCTTCCCCATCATCCTCCTCGTCCTCTTCATACAGTAAAAGATCTAAAAGGAGAGAGCATAATCCTCATCATCAGAGGGAGTCCAGTAGCAGTAGCAGTCAGGAGCAgaacaaaaaaaggaatttgCAGGAGAATAGAAAGCATGGCCAAAAGGGAATGAGTAGCAGcagtagcagtagcagcagcagtagcagcagtagtagcagcagcagtagcagcagcagcagtagcagcagtagcAGTGAGGAAAATAGACCCCACAAGAATAGACAGCATGATAATAAACAAGCAAAAATGCAGTCTAATCAGCATCAACAGAAGAAGAACAAATTTTCtgaaagcagcagcagtagtagcagtagcagcagcagtgaAATGTGGAACAAGAAGAAG CATCATCGAAACTTCTATGACCTCAATTTCAGGAGAACAGCAAGGACAAAA GGTACTGAACACAGAGGGTCACGTTTGTCATCTTCTTCAGAAAGTTCTTCATCAAGCAGTGAAAGTGCTTACAGGCACAAA GCAAAATTCTTGGGTGACAAAGAGCCCCCAGTGCTGGTAGTTACTTTTAAGGCTGTGCGGAATGATAACACCAAGCAAGGATACCAGATGGTTGTCTATCAGGAGTACCATTCTTCTAAGCAACAAATTCAGGCTTATGTTATGGACATATCCAAAACTAGATGGGCAGCTTGTTTTGATGCTGTTGTAGTTAACCCACATGAAGCTCAG GCAAGTCTTAAATGGGGCCAGAATTGCCAAGATTACAAGATCAATATGAAGGCTGAAACTGGTAATTTTGGAAATCAACCAGCACTGAGGGTGACTGCTAACTGGCCTAAAATTCCATCCAAATGGAAGTCAACTGGCAAAGT GGTTGGTGAATATGTCCCTGGAGCAATGTATATGATGGGATTCCAAGGTGAATACAAAAGGAACTCTCAACGTCAAGTGAAACTTGTCTTTGCCCTATCTTCACCCAGAACATGTGACGTTGTAATCCGCATACCCAGG CTTACAGTGTACTATAGGGCCTTGAGACTTCCAGTGCCAATTCCTGTCGGACACCatgcaaaagaaaatgtattacagACCCCAACATGGAATATATTTGCTGAAGCTCCCAAATTAATAATGGACTCCATACAAG GTGAATGCAAAGTAGCCCAAGATCAAATCACAACCTTCAATGGTGTAGATTTGGCTTCTGCTTTGCCTGAAAACTGCTACAATGTCCTGGCCCAAGACTGCAGCCCTGAGATGAAATTTATGGTTTTGATGAGAAACTCAAAAGAGTCTCCTAATCACAAAGATATTAATGTCAAGCTTGGCGAATA TGATATAGATATGTACTACTCAGCTGACGCCTTTAAGATGAAGATCAACAACTTAGAAGTATCAGAAGAACATCTCCCATACAAATCATTTAACT ATCCTACTGTTGAGATTAAGAAGAAAGGCAATGGCGTGTCATTATCTGCATCGGAATATGGCATTGATTCACTTGACTATGATGGACTGACATTCAAG TTCAGACCAACAATAT